From Topomyia yanbarensis strain Yona2022 chromosome 1, ASM3024719v1, whole genome shotgun sequence, one genomic window encodes:
- the LOC131676856 gene encoding probable sodium/potassium/calcium exchanger CG1090, translating into MSRSRRGRYWHMGIVFLIYSSFRAYSASTGSTESDFVERELSTGLPPNVSPNPAYFTTEAEGATEEAPTPESVTPETKLHHGHPTWRPKRDNCTPPAIEQFPRPLMGPNIRRHGGLVLHVLVAVFTFLGLAIVCDDYFVSSLDRICEELKLSPDVAGATFMAAGSSAPELATVVIGVFFAKDDIGISGVIGSAVFNIMFVISVCALSSGTVLQLNWWPLVRDCTFYSISILVMLLVIVNDVISWGEALVMLLCYVVYCVALHFNTPLERWAHTWNLPIKLPTKEEQSALVTYKNLPDTTYTQGQQPAGEQQAPVQQEQQPPPVDHGYMDPNASWDPNAAWDGSSSAPAPNNNYPTNTYNPNDAWGTGQQNYGYEEQYGQESANAQQQVAGNQPTAQTTTVTTGAVQPTADEYYKPKEPRQQSARNPLEKPVDGNIFAQVSWAIVYPIHYTARLTMPDCKLEKYKNWYPFTFLISMIWISFYSYFMVWMITIIGSTLGIPDTVMGLTFVAAGVSVPDALSSIAVIKEGYGDMAVSNAVGSNVFDILICLGLPWFIQTAIIKPGSHVNVISKGLIYSTLSLLSTVIFLLFATHLNGWKLDKRLGIVLMIWYLFFITMASLYELNFFGQLNPPECSSFY; encoded by the exons ATGAGTAGATCACGCCGCGGACGCTACTGGCACATGGGAATCGTATTCCTAATATACTCCAGCTTTCGAGCGTACTCGGCGTCGACCGGTAGCACTGAGTCCGATTTCGTCGAGCGAGAGCTCTCGACGGGTTTACCGCCCAATGTTTCACCTAATCCGGCATACTTCACAACCGAAGCCGAGGGAGCTACCGAGGAAGCTCCGACCCCGGAGTCTGTCACCCCGGAGACCAAACTGCACCATGGCCACCCAACGTGGCGACCAAAGCGGGATAACTGTACTCCGCCGGCAATCGAACAGTTTCCACGACCCCTGATGGGCCCTAATATACGCAGACATGGAGGCCTGGTGCTGCACGTACTTGTTGCAGTGTTCACTTTCCTAGGTTTAGCCATCGTGTGCGATGACTATTTCGTATCCAGCTTAGATAGAATCTGTGAAG AATTGAAGCTCTCACCTGACGTAGCTGGGGCGACTTTTATGGCAGCTGGCAGTTCGGCTCCCGAGCTTGCGACTGTCGTTATTGGTGTATTCTTCGCAAAGGACGACATCGGTATCAGCGGAGTCATCGGTTCAGCTGTTTTCAACATAATGTTTGTGATATCGGTTTGCGCGCTGAGTTCCGGAACCGTACTACAGCTAAACTGGTGGCCTTTGGTTCGAGATTGCACATTCTATTCAATCTCAATCCTTGTCATGCTGTTAGTGATCGTGAACGATGTCATCTCTTGGGGAGAAGCACTGGTTATGCTGCTATGCTACGTCGTCTACTGTGTTGCACTGCACTTCAACACTCCTCTCGAAAGATGGGCCCACACCTGGAATCTTCCAATCAAGCTTCCAACGAAAGAAGAACAATCGGCTCTTGTGACCTACAAGAATCTTCCAGATACTACGTACACTCAGGGACAGCAACCTGCCGGAGAGCAGCAGGCTCCAGTACAGCAAGAACAACAACCACCGCCGGTGGACCACGGATACATGGATCCGAATGCCAGCTGGGATCCAAATGCTGCCTGGGATGGATCTAGTAGTGCCCCTGCTCCAAACAATAACTATCCCACAAACACCTATAATCCCAATGATGCATGGGGAACTGGTCAGCAGAACTACGGATACGAGGAACAGTATGGTCAAGAATCAGCGAATGCCCAGCAACAGGTTGCTGGGAATCAACCGACAGCTCAGACTACAACCGTTACAACTGGTGCTGTTCAACCAACTGCAGATGAGTACTACAAGCCAAAGGAACCTCGGCAACAGTCAGCCCGAAATCCACTAGAAAAACCAGTGGATGGTAACATCTTTGCGCAAGTATCCTGGGCAATCGTCTATCCAATCCACTACACCGCTCGGCTAACCATGCCCGACTGCAaattggaaaaatataaaaattggtaTCCATTCACCTTCCTGATCTCCATGATCTGGATCTCATTCTACTCATACTTCATGGTGTGGATGATAACGATTATCGGCTCGACCCTCGGCATCCCTGATACCGTCATGGGACTAACGTTCGTAGCTGCCGGTGTATCCGTCCCGGACGCGCTTAGTTCCATTGCGGTGATCAAGGAAGGTTACGGCGACATGGCCGTCTCCAATGCCGTCGGTTCCAACGTCTTCGACATTCTCATCTGTCTCGGTTTGCCCTGGTTCATACAGACGGCAATCATAAAGCCGGGCTCCCATGTCAATGTCATCAGCAAGGGCCTAATCTACTCGACACTGTCGTTATTGTCCACCGTGATTTTCCTCCTGTTTGCGACCCACCTGAACGGCTGGAAGCTGGACAAACGTCTCGGTATCGTCCTGATGATCTGGTACCTGTTCTTCATTACCATGGCCTCGCTGTACGAGCTCAACTTCTTCGGTCAATTGAATCCACCGGAATGTTCGA GCTTCTACTAA